A genomic stretch from Pseudomonadota bacterium includes:
- the nthB gene encoding nitrile hydratase subunit beta, translated as MDSIHDLGGIEGFGPVIPEHDEPTFHYSWEGSVLGLQRAILYLGLWNIDVFRHAQEKIHPIEYLSWSYYERWAHTLIATALERGLFDTEEMHTGINLTGDLPKALKPLTLEEVGRAFIRGNFEREGVDDPKFCVGDLVMTNGMRTSGHTRLPRYARDKLGIIIAVRGRHVFPDAVVEHGREDPQWLYTVEIESCELWGDAADSTVSNSVDAFEPYLSRPEYE; from the coding sequence GGTTTTGGTCCGGTTATACCCGAACATGATGAGCCTACATTTCATTATAGTTGGGAAGGGAGCGTGCTTGGCCTTCAAAGGGCGATTCTTTATCTGGGTTTATGGAATATCGACGTATTCCGACATGCACAGGAAAAAATTCATCCAATCGAATATTTGTCGTGGTCTTATTACGAGCGGTGGGCCCATACGCTGATTGCTACAGCATTAGAACGTGGTCTTTTTGATACGGAAGAAATGCACACAGGGATTAATCTGACCGGAGACTTGCCTAAGGCACTAAAACCGTTGACGTTGGAAGAAGTTGGTAGAGCATTTATTAGGGGAAACTTTGAGCGCGAAGGTGTTGATGATCCTAAATTTTGCGTCGGAGACTTAGTAATGACTAATGGAATGCGCACCAGCGGCCACACTCGACTACCGCGCTATGCGCGGGACAAACTCGGGATTATCATTGCTGTAAGAGGTAGACACGTGTTTCCGGATGCTGTTGTAGAACATGGTAGAGAAGATCCTCAGTGGTTGTATACCGTTGAAATTGAGAGTTGCGAACTTTGGGGTGATGCAGCGGATTCAACTGTCAGCAATTCAGTTGATGCATTCGAACCTTATTTGTCGAGACCTGAATATGAGTGA
- a CDS encoding nitrile hydratase accessory protein — protein MSDHFSWVDFSKGSPDSIKHPVFSEPWEADTFAMLVALEKLGLITWLEWAEVLGAEIKCGSSENDTGADYYLHVLSALENLLNRKNIVSNELLKQYQAGWARVADRTPHGQPLELTLDDLTQSDQSA, from the coding sequence ATGAGTGATCATTTTTCTTGGGTAGATTTTTCAAAGGGTTCGCCAGATAGTATAAAACATCCTGTGTTTTCTGAGCCTTGGGAGGCGGATACATTTGCTATGTTAGTTGCGCTCGAAAAACTGGGTTTAATTACTTGGCTAGAGTGGGCTGAAGTACTAGGGGCTGAGATTAAGTGTGGCTCGTCGGAGAACGATACTGGAGCCGATTACTATTTGCACGTGCTTAGCGCGTTAGAAAATCTCTTAAATAGGAAAAATATTGTGTCGAATGAGTTGCTAAAACAGTATCAAGCGGGTTGGGCCCGGGTCGCTGATCGGACACCGCATGGTCAACCTTTAGAATTGACTTTAGATGATCTAACTCAGTCGGATCAATCTGCGTAG
- a CDS encoding radical SAM protein, with product MLSTQDHNRFQEGFKYVYPVVSRRAGGVSLGVNLNTNNACNWRCIYCQVPDLIRGAPPPVDVDRLQHELSVFLDQILSGSFLEEQVPEGQRRLNDIAFSGNGEPTSAPNFMEAVNAVHGVRARLSIPDAVKTVLITNGSLVHQNKVIMGLEKLAGMNGEVWYKIDRATGEGRRLINDIRVGKARMMSNLEASARACPTWIQTCLFKLDGLNPSETELDSYIELIGETQARGIPLKGILLYGLARQSFQPESVRLSPVEDDWFEAFAQRLRELGVTVSLSI from the coding sequence ATGCTGAGTACCCAAGATCACAATCGCTTTCAAGAAGGATTTAAATATGTGTATCCCGTGGTCTCGAGGCGTGCGGGCGGTGTGTCTCTAGGTGTAAATTTGAATACGAATAATGCTTGTAATTGGCGGTGTATTTATTGTCAGGTTCCAGACCTGATACGTGGGGCGCCACCACCTGTTGACGTGGATCGCTTGCAACACGAATTAAGTGTTTTTCTCGATCAAATTTTGAGTGGTTCTTTCCTTGAGGAGCAGGTACCAGAAGGGCAACGTCGTTTAAATGATATTGCATTCTCAGGTAATGGAGAGCCGACATCAGCTCCCAATTTTATGGAAGCTGTTAATGCAGTTCATGGGGTTCGAGCGAGATTGAGTATCCCTGACGCCGTTAAAACAGTTTTGATTACGAATGGTAGTTTGGTACATCAAAACAAGGTGATTATGGGCTTAGAAAAATTAGCGGGGATGAATGGCGAGGTCTGGTACAAGATTGATCGTGCGACCGGGGAAGGTCGTCGTCTAATTAATGATATTCGTGTTGGTAAAGCTAGAATGATGTCGAATTTAGAGGCTTCTGCAAGGGCTTGTCCGACATGGATACAGACGTGTTTATTCAAGTTAGATGGGCTAAATCCCAGTGAAACTGAGCTCGACTCCTATATCGAACTTATAGGGGAGACGCAGGCGAGAGGTATCCCGCTTAAAGGTATTCTTCTCTATGGACTCGCTCGACAGTCGTTCCAACCTGAGTCTGTCAGATTATCCCCGGTTGAGGACGATTGGTTTGAGGCATTCGCTCAGCGACTGCGAGAATTGGGTGTGACGGTTAGCTTGTCCATATAA
- the dksA gene encoding RNA polymerase-binding protein DksA: MGIKQKNHFKKILLELKNQLGADIDKTVHTMQDEATVFADPNDRASQESDMALELRNRDRERKLIKKINETIGRIELGDYGYCDSCGIEIGLRRLEARPTASLCIDCKTLDEIREKQMAK; this comes from the coding sequence ATGGGCATAAAACAGAAAAATCACTTTAAAAAAATTCTGTTAGAGCTGAAAAACCAGCTTGGTGCGGACATTGATAAAACCGTACACACGATGCAGGATGAAGCAACGGTCTTTGCCGACCCAAACGATCGAGCCAGTCAAGAGTCTGATATGGCACTTGAACTAAGAAACCGAGATCGAGAGCGCAAACTCATTAAAAAGATCAACGAAACCATCGGTCGAATTGAACTGGGTGATTACGGCTATTGCGACAGCTGTGGTATCGAAATCGGCTTGAGGAGACTCGAAGCGAGGCCAACCGCATCCCTATGTATCGATTGCAAGACATTAGATGAAATCAGAGAAAAACAAATGGCAAAGTAG
- the dmeF gene encoding CDF family Co(II)/Ni(II) efflux transporter DmeF: protein MTIRSNIKKSALVLAISFIVMIAEILGGYAFNSMALLADGWHMGTHTIAIGITVLAYAYAEKKANAPAFIFGTWKVEILGAYTGALLLAVIGLTMGYESIERLFNPKVIKYEYAIATAIIGLLVNGVSAFILRHHSHGHSHGHDHHKPPLESDLNLKVAYAHVITDAITSLLAIIALLVGLAFGWNWMDPLMGIVGSILVLLWSRSLIKQTTSILIDHSVDDEPIKKLRAKVRNIANAAGDVQDLRLWKISNNQYACVIKILGNTQDTIRVRIEDELSTLPITYSAIDIKPAKENQSESKIFK, encoded by the coding sequence ATGACCATTAGATCGAACATCAAAAAAAGTGCCCTAGTTTTGGCCATCAGCTTCATAGTAATGATCGCTGAAATACTAGGTGGGTACGCCTTTAATTCGATGGCGTTATTGGCAGACGGATGGCATATGGGTACCCACACGATTGCAATTGGGATCACTGTCCTCGCTTATGCCTATGCCGAGAAAAAAGCTAATGCCCCTGCCTTCATATTTGGCACATGGAAAGTCGAAATACTGGGGGCCTACACAGGCGCACTTTTACTCGCCGTCATTGGTCTCACTATGGGCTATGAGTCGATCGAACGGCTGTTTAACCCAAAAGTAATCAAATATGAATATGCCATTGCCACTGCGATCATCGGCTTGCTTGTCAATGGAGTAAGCGCTTTCATCTTGAGACACCATTCTCATGGACATTCTCATGGCCATGACCATCACAAACCGCCATTAGAGTCAGACCTCAATCTGAAAGTGGCTTATGCACATGTAATTACAGATGCCATAACGTCTTTACTTGCAATAATTGCGCTTCTCGTAGGTTTAGCATTTGGCTGGAATTGGATGGATCCGCTAATGGGCATCGTGGGCTCAATCTTAGTGCTCCTATGGTCTCGCTCGCTAATAAAGCAGACCACTAGCATTCTTATCGATCACAGTGTTGACGACGAGCCTATAAAAAAGCTTCGAGCAAAGGTTCGAAACATAGCCAATGCCGCCGGAGACGTTCAAGATCTACGATTATGGAAAATAAGTAACAACCAGTACGCGTGTGTCATAAAAATACTTGGAAACACCCAAGACACAATTCGTGTCCGCATAGAAGACGAACTCTCAACACTCCCTATTACCTACTCCGCAATCGATATCAAGCCAGCAAAAGAGAATCAAAGCGAATCAAAAATTTTTAAATGA